A genomic window from Fibrobacterota bacterium includes:
- a CDS encoding mechanosensitive ion channel, whose protein sequence is MSEKSVIASAIEGIWPDLWRVAVVLAVIWIAHWVVFWVIERITKRTEIEWDAAIARHLRGPARLGAMLLALQFTVPGLDLTGASAIFTSHGLDILSVVAIAWISLRAILVLEEILLSRFEMGRSNNLESRKVHTQVRILHNVAVAVVVVVASAMVLMTFPGVRRIGVSLLASAGIAGVILGIAAQKTIGNLLAGIQLALTQPIRIDDVVIVENEWGWIEEITLTYVVVKIWDLRRLILPISYFIERPIQNWTRSASEIMGTVVIPCDQAADVDLIRAEASRIAALTPQWDGKVCVVQVVDCRAEAMDVRILVSATDSGMCWDLRCHMRERLLDFLRREHPQWLPRRRVEMLPTESDKAFG, encoded by the coding sequence GTGTCCGAGAAAAGCGTGATCGCCTCCGCGATCGAGGGAATCTGGCCGGACTTGTGGCGTGTGGCCGTGGTGCTGGCTGTGATCTGGATTGCTCATTGGGTTGTTTTCTGGGTGATCGAACGGATCACCAAGCGCACGGAGATCGAATGGGATGCCGCCATCGCCCGGCACCTGAGAGGGCCTGCCAGGCTCGGTGCGATGCTCCTTGCCTTGCAGTTCACCGTGCCGGGCCTCGACCTGACCGGAGCCTCGGCCATTTTCACTTCGCACGGCTTGGACATCCTCTCTGTCGTGGCGATCGCTTGGATCAGCTTGCGAGCCATTTTGGTCTTGGAAGAAATCCTGCTATCGAGATTCGAAATGGGTCGGTCGAACAATCTCGAGTCGCGCAAGGTCCACACTCAAGTGCGAATTCTGCACAATGTGGCGGTGGCAGTTGTGGTGGTGGTGGCCTCCGCGATGGTGCTGATGACATTCCCCGGAGTGCGGCGGATCGGAGTGAGCCTTCTGGCCTCGGCGGGAATCGCGGGAGTGATCCTTGGAATCGCGGCGCAGAAGACCATCGGGAATCTGCTGGCCGGAATCCAGTTGGCCTTGACCCAACCCATTCGCATCGACGACGTGGTGATCGTGGAGAACGAATGGGGCTGGATCGAAGAAATCACCCTGACCTACGTGGTGGTCAAAATCTGGGATTTGCGACGACTGATCCTACCCATCTCCTATTTCATCGAGCGTCCCATCCAAAACTGGACCCGATCGGCTTCGGAGATCATGGGCACGGTGGTGATTCCCTGCGACCAAGCCGCCGATGTGGACCTGATCCGGGCGGAAGCCTCGCGGATCGCGGCCCTGACTCCCCAGTGGGATGGCAAGGTGTGCGTGGTGCAGGTGGTGGATTGCAGAGCGGAAGCCATGGATGTCCGGATCCTCGTGAGCGCCACAGACAGCGGCATGTGCTGGGATCTTCGGTGCCATATGCGCGAGCGTTTGCTGGATTTCCTGCGCCGGGAGCACCCCCAGTGGCTCCCGCGCCGACGGGTGGAGATGCTTCCGACAGAATCCGACAAGGCCTTCGGCTAG
- a CDS encoding FAD-dependent oxidoreductase, producing MTRTVIVGGVAGGASAAARLRRRDESAEIILLERGEHVSFANCGLPYYAGGTISERDRLFLMTPAKFRESLNVDVRVRHEVRAIHAADKTVEVADLAKGEVYTLPYDHLLLSPGSSPVRPALPGIDDPRILTVRNVPDIDRVKALLDKGTAKRAVVVGGGFIGLEMAENLRERGLDVVVVEALDQVLAPLDFELAAFVHQHLRDKGVSLHLADGLSGFESTENGIVVRLASQTRLEADLVILSIGVRPDTAMAREAGIALDERGHILVDDHLRTNQDGIWAVGDATSSHSFLLGKNWPVPLAGPANKQARIAADNIAGDDKKWKGSIATAIAKVFDLAAGSTGLSEKFCRRENIPCRSVQVHPQSHASYYPGATPYSLKLVWDPRNGKILGAQAVGVDGVDKRLDVVAAVIGMGGTIDDLAEFEHTYAPPFSGAKDGTNYAAFAAQNIRDGLTDSVTWSEFETRRAAGALVLDVRTPQEHELGRIEGSRNISHTELRQHLEELPRDREILVHCAVGIRGYLAERVLRSHGYTLVSNLSGGFRTWSVATESRRDPGAFRRKSGALAASAPMAERSEDGSPQSPIPDGPAVIVDACGLQCPGPIIRMKEACDQATAGQLLSVRSTDPGFQRDVGSWCKMTGHQLEGVSEAGGIWTANVRKASAGIPVKATSSDASEKDLSIVVFSNELDRALASFVIANGAVASGKKATLFFTFWGLSVIRRKPLDKPSKDLVSRAFDLMLPKGARKLALSRMNFGGLGSRLMRWRMADKEVSHLEDMIEVARRTGVRMVACQMSMDLMGIQPMELLDGVEIGGVAAYLEAAGDSRVNLFI from the coding sequence ATGACACGCACCGTGATCGTCGGCGGCGTCGCTGGCGGAGCCTCCGCAGCCGCCAGACTCCGTCGCAGGGATGAATCCGCCGAAATCATCCTGCTGGAGCGCGGTGAACACGTCAGTTTCGCCAACTGCGGGCTTCCCTACTACGCGGGAGGGACCATTTCCGAACGCGACCGCTTGTTTTTGATGACCCCGGCCAAATTCCGCGAGTCCCTGAATGTGGACGTTCGCGTGCGCCACGAAGTCCGGGCCATCCACGCCGCGGACAAAACGGTGGAAGTGGCCGATCTCGCCAAAGGGGAGGTGTACACCCTCCCGTACGATCACCTTTTGCTCTCGCCGGGATCCTCCCCCGTTCGCCCTGCATTGCCAGGAATCGACGATCCTCGCATCCTCACCGTGCGCAACGTCCCCGACATCGACCGCGTGAAGGCCTTGCTGGACAAAGGCACTGCCAAGCGCGCGGTGGTGGTGGGGGGCGGGTTCATCGGGCTGGAAATGGCCGAGAACCTGCGGGAACGGGGCTTGGACGTGGTGGTGGTGGAGGCGTTGGACCAGGTATTGGCGCCGTTGGACTTCGAGTTGGCGGCCTTCGTGCACCAGCATCTGCGCGACAAGGGCGTATCGCTGCACCTGGCGGACGGCCTTTCCGGGTTCGAGTCGACAGAAAACGGCATCGTGGTCCGATTGGCTTCCCAAACCCGTTTGGAGGCGGACCTGGTGATCCTGTCGATCGGGGTGCGTCCGGACACGGCCATGGCTCGCGAGGCGGGAATCGCGCTGGACGAGCGGGGCCACATCCTGGTGGACGACCACCTGCGTACCAACCAGGACGGGATCTGGGCGGTGGGGGACGCCACCAGCTCGCATTCGTTCCTGCTGGGCAAGAATTGGCCGGTTCCGCTGGCCGGCCCCGCCAACAAGCAGGCGCGCATCGCCGCCGACAACATCGCCGGTGACGACAAAAAATGGAAGGGCTCCATCGCCACCGCCATCGCCAAGGTGTTCGACCTCGCCGCGGGAAGCACCGGGCTTTCCGAAAAGTTCTGCCGCCGGGAGAACATCCCCTGCCGCAGCGTGCAGGTTCACCCGCAAAGCCACGCGAGCTACTATCCGGGCGCCACGCCCTACAGCCTGAAACTGGTCTGGGACCCGCGCAACGGCAAGATCCTGGGGGCCCAGGCCGTGGGCGTGGACGGCGTGGACAAGCGGTTGGACGTGGTGGCGGCCGTGATAGGGATGGGCGGAACCATCGACGACCTGGCCGAATTCGAGCACACCTACGCTCCCCCGTTTTCCGGGGCCAAGGACGGGACCAACTACGCGGCCTTCGCCGCGCAGAACATCCGCGATGGGCTGACGGATTCCGTCACCTGGAGCGAATTCGAGACCCGCCGGGCAGCGGGGGCACTCGTGCTGGACGTGCGAACCCCACAGGAGCACGAGTTGGGTCGCATCGAGGGATCGCGGAACATCTCGCACACCGAACTGCGGCAGCACTTGGAGGAACTCCCCCGCGATCGCGAGATCCTGGTGCATTGCGCGGTGGGCATCCGTGGCTACTTGGCCGAACGTGTGCTGCGTTCCCACGGCTACACGTTGGTATCCAACCTCAGCGGCGGTTTCCGAACCTGGTCGGTCGCCACCGAAAGCCGACGCGACCCGGGGGCCTTTCGACGGAAATCGGGGGCCTTGGCCGCCTCGGCTCCGATGGCGGAGCGTTCGGAAGATGGCTCGCCCCAATCCCCCATTCCCGACGGCCCTGCGGTGATCGTCGACGCCTGCGGACTCCAATGCCCCGGCCCCATCATCCGGATGAAGGAAGCTTGCGACCAAGCCACGGCTGGTCAATTGCTGTCCGTGCGCTCCACCGACCCTGGATTCCAACGGGATGTTGGATCCTGGTGCAAGATGACCGGCCACCAATTGGAAGGCGTATCGGAAGCCGGCGGGATCTGGACCGCCAATGTGCGAAAAGCCTCCGCAGGAATCCCCGTGAAGGCGACCTCCTCGGACGCCTCCGAAAAGGATCTCAGCATCGTCGTATTTTCCAATGAATTGGATCGGGCACTGGCGAGTTTTGTGATCGCCAATGGCGCGGTGGCCTCCGGCAAGAAGGCCACGCTGTTCTTCACCTTCTGGGGCCTTTCCGTGATCCGGCGCAAACCGCTGGACAAACCTTCGAAAGACCTCGTCTCACGGGCTTTCGACCTCATGCTCCCCAAAGGCGCACGCAAGCTCGCGCTCTCCCGCATGAATTTTGGTGGACTGGGAAGCCGCCTGATGCGCTGGCGCATGGCCGACAAGGAAGTGTCCCACCTGGAGGACATGATCGAAGTCGCCCGGCGCACGGGAGTGCGGATGGTGGCCTGCCAGATGTCGATGGACCTCATGGGCATCCAGCCCATGGAATTGCTGGACGGCGTGGAGATCGGCGGCGTGGCGGCCTATCTGGAAGCGGCCGGAGACAGCCGGGTCAACCTGTTCATCTAG
- a CDS encoding trehalose-6-phosphate synthase: MNLFKAFVRSLATRLAMDPEQPTDAPSTLPPLDELVGDRKLIVVSNRGPLQHEHNADGSIVAKSGAGGLATAMEPVLRACGGTWVCYGGGSADFEVADSFGKVELGPYWLRFVRIEEKTYSHYYNGYANGALWPLFHNAFSEPVFQAEDWQAYVDANRAFADAILAEAGDDPSLVIVNDYHLMLVPKLLKDSGKDLAVAMFWHIPWPGRRVLRICPNQEELYAGILGSDLVGFHAREHVVSFLETMDRSIEACINVEQQTVTRGGRKTYAKDFPISIDVQEVADGSIAGTWEDSFPELAQVIDDHLLFLGVDRLDYTKGIPHRISAFQKLLRLRPDLIGKVVLVQIASPSRFQIDSYQKLAADVRARCEAVNKEFGTADWSPVLLVEKNHDRSSLFRLYRRADVMLVTSLHDGMNLVCKEFIAAKAGLPGILVLSTFTGAADEFPEACLVNPFDIDGVARQLSAAIDRGPEASKEDLIRMGAHLRNADVYHWVRSLLLGMRNVLARKRADSSIT; the protein is encoded by the coding sequence TTGAATCTCTTCAAAGCCTTCGTCCGCTCCTTGGCAACACGCTTGGCCATGGACCCCGAGCAACCCACCGATGCGCCGAGCACACTCCCCCCATTGGATGAACTGGTCGGCGACCGCAAACTGATCGTGGTCTCCAATCGCGGCCCCCTCCAGCACGAGCACAACGCAGATGGATCAATCGTCGCGAAGTCTGGCGCCGGAGGGCTGGCAACCGCCATGGAGCCTGTCTTGCGCGCTTGTGGCGGCACTTGGGTCTGCTATGGAGGAGGTTCCGCCGATTTCGAAGTGGCGGATTCTTTCGGCAAGGTGGAGCTTGGCCCCTACTGGCTTCGCTTCGTTCGCATCGAAGAAAAAACCTATTCGCATTACTACAACGGGTACGCCAACGGAGCGCTCTGGCCGCTGTTTCACAACGCCTTTTCGGAGCCTGTGTTCCAGGCAGAAGATTGGCAGGCCTACGTCGATGCCAACAGGGCGTTCGCGGATGCGATCCTCGCCGAAGCCGGCGATGATCCTTCTCTGGTGATCGTCAACGACTACCACCTCATGCTCGTCCCCAAGCTTCTGAAGGACTCAGGCAAGGATCTGGCGGTCGCGATGTTCTGGCACATTCCCTGGCCGGGGCGTCGAGTGTTGCGCATCTGCCCCAATCAGGAGGAACTGTACGCGGGGATCCTGGGCTCCGATCTGGTGGGCTTCCACGCGCGCGAACACGTGGTCAGTTTCCTGGAAACCATGGATCGAAGCATCGAAGCCTGCATCAACGTGGAACAGCAAACCGTGACCAGAGGTGGTCGGAAAACCTACGCAAAGGACTTTCCCATCAGCATCGATGTCCAGGAAGTCGCGGATGGCTCCATCGCGGGTACCTGGGAGGACTCCTTCCCGGAACTGGCGCAGGTGATCGACGACCACCTGCTCTTTTTGGGTGTGGATCGACTGGATTACACCAAGGGCATCCCGCATCGAATCTCTGCCTTCCAGAAATTGCTGAGGCTTCGGCCAGATCTGATCGGCAAGGTGGTGTTGGTCCAGATCGCCTCGCCAAGCCGATTCCAGATCGACAGTTACCAAAAACTGGCTGCGGATGTACGTGCACGATGCGAGGCAGTGAACAAGGAATTTGGCACCGCGGATTGGTCTCCTGTGCTGTTGGTGGAAAAAAACCACGATCGCAGCAGTCTGTTTCGCCTCTACCGACGTGCGGATGTGATGCTCGTCACCTCCCTGCACGACGGCATGAACCTCGTGTGCAAGGAATTCATCGCCGCCAAAGCGGGTCTTCCGGGAATTCTCGTCTTGAGTACGTTCACCGGAGCCGCCGATGAATTCCCTGAAGCATGCCTGGTCAATCCCTTCGACATCGACGGCGTGGCAAGGCAACTCAGCGCCGCCATCGATCGCGGCCCCGAAGCCAGCAAGGAAGACTTGATTCGGATGGGCGCCCACCTGCGCAACGCCGATGTGTACCACTGGGTGCGCTCGCTGCTTTTGGGAATGAGAAACGTCTTGGCCAGAAAGCGTGCCGACTCCAGCATCACCTGA
- a CDS encoding VWA domain-containing protein, giving the protein MKVRNIVQSIFAALSALTLAAPVAQASVVLDVRAVQPMLEASDRPQRTTLKISLEGIAVPTNADRGPVNMVLVLDRSGSMQGDKIENLKRAALSVVDRMSSRDVISVVAYDTREEVLIPAMPVRDKETLRRKIRSIVADGSTALFAGVSKGLAQARIYRGGGRATRLVLLSDGQANIGPSSPSELAALGRSAAKEGIPVTTVGLGLGYNEDLMQQLAQASDGNHDFAAEPTDLVRIFDREFGDAQDVVANDIVVKFRCPDNVRLIRVIDQDAEISGQNMTMRWNQLAGGQKRYILVEVELPAGTEGARFNLGSAKASLKDRSTGVSSELSGAAEVGYTRNREVVLASVDKKAKAAMIRGLANENERKAVQFRDAGNAPAAQAILRSNAVVLNEAAKELQDESLKAEAVQSSMSAEGLEDEKSWGAQRKGMTANQAKKSRQMK; this is encoded by the coding sequence ATGAAAGTCCGCAACATCGTCCAATCCATCTTCGCCGCGCTGAGTGCCCTCACGCTCGCGGCTCCCGTCGCCCAGGCATCCGTGGTTCTGGATGTCCGTGCCGTGCAACCGATGTTGGAGGCCTCCGACAGGCCTCAGCGCACCACCCTCAAAATCAGCCTGGAGGGGATCGCCGTCCCCACCAATGCGGATCGAGGACCTGTGAACATGGTTTTGGTGTTGGATCGGTCGGGATCCATGCAGGGCGACAAGATCGAGAATCTCAAGCGTGCGGCACTGTCGGTGGTGGATCGCATGAGCTCCCGGGATGTGATTTCGGTGGTGGCCTACGACACCCGCGAGGAAGTGTTGATCCCGGCCATGCCGGTGCGCGACAAGGAAACCCTGCGTCGCAAGATCCGCAGCATCGTTGCGGATGGATCCACCGCGCTGTTCGCCGGTGTGAGCAAGGGCTTGGCGCAGGCCCGAATCTATCGCGGAGGGGGCCGTGCCACTCGGTTGGTGCTCCTGTCCGACGGCCAAGCCAATATCGGGCCTTCCAGTCCCTCGGAGCTGGCCGCTTTGGGGCGGTCTGCCGCCAAGGAAGGAATCCCGGTGACCACGGTGGGGCTTGGGTTGGGCTACAACGAGGACCTGATGCAGCAGCTGGCGCAGGCCTCCGATGGCAACCACGACTTCGCCGCCGAACCTACAGACCTTGTGCGCATCTTCGATCGGGAATTCGGCGATGCCCAGGATGTGGTCGCCAACGACATCGTGGTGAAGTTCCGCTGCCCGGACAATGTCCGTCTGATCCGCGTGATCGACCAGGACGCCGAGATCAGTGGACAGAATATGACCATGCGGTGGAACCAGCTGGCCGGTGGTCAGAAACGCTACATCCTGGTGGAAGTGGAGTTGCCGGCGGGCACGGAGGGCGCCCGGTTCAATCTGGGATCGGCCAAGGCGAGCCTGAAGGATCGCAGCACGGGTGTTTCCAGCGAATTGTCCGGCGCGGCCGAGGTGGGTTACACGCGCAATCGCGAAGTGGTTCTCGCTTCGGTAGATAAGAAGGCGAAGGCGGCCATGATCCGCGGTCTGGCCAACGAAAACGAACGCAAAGCCGTGCAATTCCGCGATGCGGGCAACGCTCCGGCAGCTCAGGCGATCCTGCGCTCCAACGCCGTGGTCCTCAACGAGGCCGCCAAGGAACTGCAGGACGAGTCGCTCAAGGCCGAAGCTGTCCAATCCAGCATGTCCGCGGAAGGGCTGGAGGATGAAAAGTCATGGGGCGCCCAGCGAAAAGGCATGACGGCCAACCAGGCCAAAAAATCACGGCAGATGAAGTAG
- the treS gene encoding maltose alpha-D-glucosyltransferase, whose amino-acid sequence MTISQNPTWYKDCVIYELHVRAFCDGIGDGNGDFTGLLRKLPYLRDLGVDCLWLLPFYPSPLKDDGYDIANYTDIHPDYGTMKSFRKFLKEAHRLGMKVVSELVVNHTSDQHPWFQRARRAPKGSADRNWYVWSDTPDRWPDVRIIFTDTEPSNWSWDPVAGQYYWHRFFSHQPDLNFDHPPVQKAIERVLKFWLDEGIDGLRLDAIPYLFERDGTNGENLPETHEYIRRLRKTLDKYEPKRVFLAEANQWPEDVRAYFGEGDECHMAFHFPLMPRLFMALSQEDRHPVVEIMRRTPEIPENCQWALFLRNHDELTLEMVTHKERDYMLRSYAAHPRMRINVGIRRRLAPLLENSRQRIELLTSILLSMPGTPVLYYGDEIGMGDNIYLGDRNGVRTPMQWSPDRNAGFSPADPSRLYAPPIQDPVYHFAAVNVEAQERDPSSLLAWNRRMLRLRKTSAAFGRGSIEFLEPANRRILAYLRRYEGDVILVVANLSRYPQPFALELAQFHGMVPVEMQGGVPFPQIGKSPWPLALAPWGWLWFKLRPSQVPNSRTLVDLPLIEQEDLESWWNDRGSRVQFLSSILPGWLPGCAWIQSGTHGAIGSPGVVRLEECSGQTVLATLEVSFSEGGSTVFRIPFTAVSEEEAESILARTSQSALCRVRRPDGKLQVIVESLASLTGPTDLQQSLESKASTALEWELATQLPQDGQGALVSVVGKHHISGLPCGAILKWYHEGGSSAERSKRILGYLGDRGFRRSPKLLGTARSRRDGELCGLLLERIENQGRLDSRLEHELVKFLEGVQSGDYKAKEDSIQPSQVLFHELAGAIQELHTHLEIAATWEDHQRGLFAGTTREMLTRASRILQPRARDAQRRLRDQLWGRASDLLRRIPDEAWTGSAHGDLHLGQMLLRNDEIVFLDFDGGITDTGAPQPSMWDIACLAWSGWKLAGVGDQPDSVGRKFWLDGFLNAICTAPEGTNGQLLELCLLRRWAEELCSKGAQSAPDASKFLLGTLAWPSKVG is encoded by the coding sequence TTGACCATTTCCCAAAACCCAACCTGGTACAAGGACTGTGTGATCTACGAACTCCATGTCCGTGCGTTCTGCGATGGCATCGGAGATGGCAATGGCGACTTCACCGGCCTTTTGAGAAAGCTCCCCTACCTTCGCGACTTGGGCGTCGATTGCCTTTGGCTCCTTCCCTTCTACCCATCGCCCCTGAAGGACGACGGGTACGACATCGCCAACTACACGGACATCCATCCCGACTACGGCACGATGAAGAGCTTCCGGAAATTCCTGAAGGAAGCGCATCGTCTGGGGATGAAGGTGGTATCGGAACTGGTGGTCAACCACACCTCCGACCAACACCCCTGGTTCCAACGGGCACGGCGCGCTCCGAAGGGAAGTGCCGACAGAAATTGGTATGTATGGTCGGACACCCCGGACCGCTGGCCGGACGTGCGCATCATCTTCACGGACACCGAACCCTCGAACTGGTCGTGGGATCCGGTTGCCGGACAGTACTACTGGCACCGGTTCTTCTCCCACCAACCCGATCTCAATTTCGACCACCCGCCGGTGCAGAAAGCGATCGAACGGGTGTTGAAATTCTGGCTGGACGAGGGCATCGACGGCCTTCGGCTGGACGCCATCCCCTATCTGTTCGAACGAGACGGAACCAACGGCGAAAACCTTCCGGAAACCCACGAATACATCCGTCGGCTCCGGAAAACGTTGGACAAGTACGAGCCCAAACGAGTTTTCCTTGCGGAGGCCAACCAGTGGCCGGAAGACGTGCGGGCGTATTTCGGGGAGGGTGACGAGTGCCACATGGCCTTCCATTTCCCTTTGATGCCCCGACTGTTCATGGCGCTTTCCCAAGAGGACCGCCATCCGGTGGTGGAAATCATGCGACGCACGCCGGAAATTCCGGAAAACTGCCAGTGGGCGCTGTTCTTGCGAAACCACGACGAGCTGACGTTGGAGATGGTAACCCACAAGGAACGCGACTACATGCTGCGATCGTACGCGGCCCATCCCCGCATGCGGATCAATGTCGGAATCCGTCGGAGGTTGGCGCCGCTTCTGGAGAACAGTCGCCAGCGGATCGAGCTTCTGACCTCCATCCTGCTTTCGATGCCGGGCACACCGGTCTTGTACTACGGCGACGAGATCGGGATGGGCGACAACATCTATCTGGGCGATCGCAACGGCGTACGCACCCCGATGCAATGGAGCCCCGACCGCAACGCCGGATTCAGTCCGGCCGACCCTTCTCGGTTGTACGCTCCCCCCATCCAGGATCCCGTCTACCACTTCGCCGCGGTCAATGTGGAGGCCCAGGAGCGCGACCCATCGTCCCTCCTGGCCTGGAACCGCAGGATGCTTCGCCTGCGCAAGACCTCCGCCGCCTTCGGGCGAGGGTCCATCGAGTTCCTCGAGCCCGCCAATCGACGGATTCTGGCCTATCTTCGCCGATACGAAGGCGATGTGATCCTGGTGGTCGCGAATCTGTCCCGCTATCCCCAGCCGTTCGCGTTGGAATTGGCGCAGTTCCATGGCATGGTGCCTGTGGAGATGCAAGGCGGAGTGCCGTTTCCCCAGATCGGGAAGTCCCCATGGCCACTGGCGCTGGCCCCGTGGGGTTGGCTCTGGTTCAAACTCCGTCCTTCCCAGGTCCCCAATTCCAGGACCCTGGTCGATCTCCCTCTGATCGAGCAGGAGGACCTCGAGTCCTGGTGGAACGACCGGGGGTCTCGCGTTCAATTTTTGTCATCCATCCTTCCCGGATGGTTGCCTGGGTGCGCGTGGATCCAGTCGGGCACCCATGGTGCGATCGGATCGCCAGGTGTGGTCCGTCTCGAAGAATGCTCGGGCCAGACGGTTCTCGCCACCTTGGAAGTCAGTTTTTCCGAAGGCGGATCCACGGTGTTTCGCATCCCCTTCACGGCCGTCTCCGAAGAAGAAGCGGAATCCATCCTGGCGCGCACTTCGCAGTCGGCTCTGTGCCGCGTGCGAAGACCCGACGGGAAATTGCAGGTCATCGTGGAATCGCTCGCCTCGCTGACCGGACCCACCGATCTCCAACAGAGCCTCGAGTCGAAAGCCTCCACCGCATTGGAATGGGAGTTGGCGACGCAGCTTCCGCAAGACGGCCAGGGCGCCTTGGTTTCGGTGGTGGGCAAACATCACATCTCAGGCCTTCCCTGCGGTGCGATCCTCAAGTGGTACCACGAGGGAGGATCCTCCGCCGAGCGTTCGAAACGGATTCTGGGGTATCTCGGTGATCGCGGATTCAGACGGTCTCCCAAGCTTCTTGGTACCGCAAGATCGAGACGCGATGGCGAGCTTTGCGGACTTCTTCTGGAGCGGATCGAAAACCAGGGGCGACTCGATTCACGACTGGAACACGAACTGGTGAAATTCCTGGAAGGCGTCCAATCTGGCGATTACAAAGCCAAGGAAGATTCCATCCAGCCCAGCCAAGTGCTGTTCCATGAACTCGCCGGTGCCATCCAGGAACTCCACACCCATCTCGAGATCGCCGCGACATGGGAAGACCACCAACGCGGCCTCTTCGCAGGGACCACGCGCGAGATGCTCACCAGGGCATCCAGGATTCTCCAGCCCAGGGCACGGGATGCGCAACGCAGATTGAGGGACCAGCTGTGGGGTCGGGCCAGCGATCTGCTCCGCCGGATTCCCGACGAGGCATGGACGGGATCCGCTCACGGGGATCTCCATTTGGGACAGATGCTCCTTCGCAACGACGAGATCGTATTCCTCGATTTCGATGGCGGGATCACGGATACCGGCGCACCTCAACCTTCCATGTGGGACATCGCCTGCCTTGCCTGGTCGGGCTGGAAACTCGCTGGAGTCGGCGATCAACCAGATTCTGTCGGTCGGAAATTCTGGCTGGATGGGTTTTTGAACGCGATTTGCACGGCTCCGGAAGGAACGAACGGACAATTGCTGGAGCTTTGTCTGTTGCGGCGATGGGCGGAAGAACTCTGCTCCAAGGGAGCCCAATCGGCCCCGGACGCTTCCAAATTCCTGTTGGGCACCCTGGCTTGGCCCAGCAAGGTGGGTTGA
- the otsB gene encoding trehalose-phosphatase, whose protein sequence is MAFNFPQWTPSARILVATDFDGTLAPIVSDPATAQALPQSKTALSQLVKIEGIQVAVVSGRPISSMRGFCRGIEGIWMVGDHGRSAISPDGREIADWDRGSVPEQLDRMEQDAREIALCHPGAAVERKTFGVSLHVRNVPTDLRKAALVAVSEWKSDALSFGLEALDGREVVEVQSPGGGKLVALEKLQALTGSDFVIFGGDDTTDLIAIESLTSRIDGMGVWVRSSERSTPEQEPSLIVDGPVGWAEFLEELARQLKESR, encoded by the coding sequence ATGGCCTTCAACTTTCCGCAATGGACCCCCTCCGCTCGAATTCTGGTCGCGACAGATTTCGACGGCACTCTGGCACCAATCGTGTCCGATCCTGCCACCGCGCAAGCGCTCCCTCAATCCAAAACCGCGCTGTCCCAATTGGTCAAGATAGAGGGAATCCAGGTCGCCGTGGTTTCGGGGCGTCCCATTTCCAGCATGCGTGGTTTCTGTCGGGGCATCGAAGGCATCTGGATGGTAGGCGACCATGGGCGCTCGGCCATCTCCCCGGATGGACGGGAAATCGCCGATTGGGATCGGGGATCCGTTCCGGAACAACTGGATCGCATGGAGCAGGATGCCCGTGAAATCGCCCTGTGCCACCCCGGCGCAGCCGTGGAACGGAAGACCTTCGGAGTGAGCTTGCACGTGCGCAACGTGCCAACCGATTTGCGCAAGGCAGCGTTGGTGGCGGTGTCGGAATGGAAATCCGATGCGCTGTCCTTCGGACTGGAAGCGCTGGACGGACGCGAGGTGGTGGAAGTCCAATCCCCCGGAGGCGGAAAACTCGTGGCATTGGAAAAGCTCCAAGCCTTGACCGGATCGGATTTCGTCATCTTTGGCGGCGACGACACCACGGATCTGATCGCCATCGAATCGCTGACTTCCAGGATCGATGGAATGGGAGTCTGGGTTCGCTCCAGCGAACGTTCCACACCGGAGCAAGAACCCAGCCTGATCGTGGACGGTCCGGTGGGTTGGGCGGAATTCTTGGAGGAACTTGCACGTCAACTGAAGGAGTCCCGTTGA